A genomic window from Desulfovibrio legallii includes:
- a CDS encoding DUF6506 family protein translates to MKLKAAFIFVTPRAENGQEAVYRTWTRTPGVDLLTIGVTSYAQAVEAAQKAVAEEGCGAIELCGGFGHAGAAAVARAVTVPVGVVRFDVHPGLGNVSGDTVFA, encoded by the coding sequence ATGAAACTGAAGGCAGCATTCATCTTTGTGACCCCCAGAGCGGAAAACGGCCAGGAAGCCGTGTACCGCACCTGGACGCGCACCCCCGGCGTGGACCTGCTGACCATTGGCGTCACGTCGTATGCCCAGGCTGTGGAAGCGGCCCAGAAGGCCGTGGCCGAAGAAGGCTGCGGGGCTATTGAGCTGTGCGGCGGCTTCGGTCACGCCGGTGCGGCGGCCGTGGCCAGGGCCGTTACTGTGCCCGTGGGCGTGGTGCGCTTTGACGTGCACCCCGGCCTTGGCAATGTGAGCGGCGACACCGTGTTCGCCTGA
- the lpdA gene encoding dihydrolipoyl dehydrogenase, which translates to MMYDVIVIGGGPGGYAAAIRASQLKGKVVLVEGGHMGGTCVMRGCIPSKLWLRAAELLEQSRKADEFGLQLTVGKLDYSAVVARKQGVSNDIRMGMEALLANNGAEVVNGTARITGPTSVEAGGKKLEAKNIIVATGSAVAMPSVPGLEGAALTTDQLLDMTEAPASVLITDPTYIGVEMAMLLSILGSKVVYAVPGPRILPDEDQDSSQRLAQSLRERGVQIMPRHTLVKVSGKACTLKSGDKEQAVEVDKVLVSGRKPVNQGLGLEALGVQFKEDGGIVVDEHCRTACPTIYAIGDCTGGWMLSHAASAMAICAAENCLGKTAKFPAHLVSRAIWGIPQMGSVGLSEEQAERAGYDVEVGGFPYSINGYAMLRGEVDGAVKMVSDAATGEILGVHIVGSCASEIIGEAVLAMQLECTVAEFAKGFRVHPAFSETVVDAARDAAGWALYLPKRN; encoded by the coding sequence ATGATGTACGATGTCATTGTCATAGGTGGTGGTCCCGGCGGGTATGCCGCCGCCATCCGCGCTTCGCAGCTCAAGGGTAAGGTGGTTTTGGTGGAAGGCGGCCATATGGGCGGCACCTGCGTCATGCGCGGCTGCATTCCCAGCAAGCTCTGGCTGCGCGCCGCGGAATTGCTGGAACAATCCCGCAAGGCGGACGAATTCGGTCTGCAGCTCACCGTGGGCAAGCTGGACTACAGCGCCGTGGTGGCCCGCAAGCAGGGCGTTTCCAACGATATCCGCATGGGCATGGAAGCCCTGCTGGCCAATAACGGGGCCGAAGTGGTCAACGGCACGGCCAGAATCACCGGCCCCACCAGCGTGGAAGCGGGCGGCAAAAAGCTGGAGGCTAAAAACATCATTGTGGCCACGGGCAGCGCCGTGGCCATGCCCTCTGTTCCCGGCCTTGAGGGTGCGGCCCTCACCACGGACCAATTGCTGGACATGACGGAAGCCCCGGCCTCGGTGCTGATCACCGACCCCACCTATATCGGGGTGGAAATGGCCATGCTTCTGAGCATTCTGGGCAGTAAGGTGGTTTACGCCGTGCCCGGCCCGCGCATTCTGCCCGATGAAGATCAGGACTCCAGCCAGCGTCTGGCCCAGTCCCTGCGGGAGCGCGGCGTGCAGATCATGCCCCGCCACACTCTGGTCAAGGTGTCCGGCAAGGCCTGCACCCTCAAGAGCGGGGACAAGGAACAGGCCGTGGAAGTGGACAAGGTGCTGGTTTCTGGGCGCAAGCCCGTCAATCAGGGGCTGGGCCTGGAGGCCCTGGGCGTGCAGTTTAAGGAAGACGGCGGCATTGTGGTGGACGAACACTGCCGTACGGCCTGCCCCACCATTTATGCCATTGGCGACTGCACTGGCGGCTGGATGCTCAGCCACGCGGCCTCGGCCATGGCCATCTGCGCCGCCGAAAACTGCCTGGGCAAAACTGCCAAATTCCCGGCACATCTGGTTTCACGCGCCATCTGGGGCATCCCCCAGATGGGTTCCGTGGGCCTTTCCGAAGAGCAGGCCGAGCGCGCGGGCTATGATGTGGAGGTGGGCGGCTTCCCGTACTCCATCAACGGCTACGCCATGTTGCGCGGCGAAGTGGACGGCGCGGTGAAGATGGTTTCCGACGCCGCCACCGGCGAAATCCTGGGCGTGCACATTGTGGGCAGCTGCGCTTCCGAAATCATCGGCGAGGCCGTGCTGGCCATGCAGCTGGAATGCACCGTGGCCGAATTTGCCAAGGGCTTCCGCGTGCACCCGGCCTTCAGCGAAACTGTGGTGGACGCCGCGCGCGACGCGGCGGGCTGGGCTTTGTATCTGCCCAAACGGAATTAG
- a CDS encoding dihydrolipoamide acetyltransferase family protein, translating to MSIELTMPKLGLTMKTGKVSKWFVAEGAAVQKGDGLFEVETDKITNKVESPADGVLFQIVVPAGQDAPVQTVVGILAEPGESPARVEGGALPAAGEAAPAAPKAGQESAPKAAAQTPSSGGGGLASPAARRLARELGVDLACVSGTGPKGRILERDVQARHELTGKIKITPLAAVVAAQAGLDITALTGTGEGGKIVREDVERVLHPEKFAAAPAAAAAKPAEGPGSVPLEGMRKIIADNMQGSLQNSAQLTLVTEADVTPCVELIADFKARFKRDKGFRLSMNDVLILAVSRALLKHPRMNATLADDIITRHGEVHMGVAVALPEGLMVPVLHNAHEMSLLQIAKAARELAGRARDGRLSPDDMSGGTFTITNMAHSVVDFFTPILKPGETGILGVGRVVEKPVVREGAIVARSMMGLSLTFDHRVEDGAPAAEFLKTVTEYLANPALLLF from the coding sequence GTGAGCATTGAACTTACCATGCCGAAACTCGGTCTGACCATGAAGACCGGCAAGGTTTCCAAATGGTTCGTGGCCGAAGGCGCCGCGGTTCAAAAGGGCGACGGCCTTTTTGAAGTGGAAACGGACAAGATTACCAACAAGGTGGAAAGCCCCGCCGACGGCGTGCTTTTCCAGATCGTAGTTCCGGCAGGCCAGGATGCGCCCGTGCAGACGGTTGTGGGCATTTTGGCCGAACCGGGCGAAAGTCCCGCCAGGGTGGAGGGCGGAGCGCTTCCCGCTGCCGGAGAAGCCGCGCCCGCCGCGCCTAAAGCGGGCCAGGAAAGCGCGCCCAAAGCCGCCGCGCAGACCCCAAGCTCTGGCGGGGGAGGGTTGGCTTCTCCCGCCGCGCGGCGGCTGGCGCGCGAATTGGGCGTGGACCTGGCCTGCGTCAGCGGCACGGGCCCCAAGGGCCGCATCCTTGAGCGCGATGTGCAGGCCCGCCACGAACTGACGGGCAAAATCAAAATCACCCCCCTGGCTGCCGTGGTGGCCGCCCAGGCCGGTCTGGACATTACTGCCCTCACCGGCACGGGCGAAGGCGGCAAGATCGTGCGCGAGGACGTGGAGCGCGTGCTCCATCCCGAAAAATTCGCCGCCGCTCCCGCCGCAGCTGCGGCCAAACCGGCCGAAGGTCCCGGCAGCGTGCCCCTGGAGGGCATGCGCAAGATCATTGCCGACAACATGCAGGGCAGCCTGCAGAACAGCGCCCAGCTCACCCTGGTGACGGAAGCCGACGTGACCCCCTGCGTGGAGCTCATTGCCGATTTCAAGGCGCGCTTCAAGCGGGACAAGGGCTTCCGCCTTTCCATGAACGACGTGCTCATCCTGGCTGTATCCCGCGCGCTGCTCAAGCACCCGCGCATGAACGCCACCCTGGCCGACGACATTATTACCAGGCACGGCGAGGTGCACATGGGCGTGGCCGTGGCCCTGCCCGAAGGCCTCATGGTGCCCGTGCTGCACAATGCTCATGAAATGAGCCTGCTGCAGATCGCCAAGGCCGCCCGCGAACTGGCCGGGCGGGCCCGCGACGGTCGACTCAGCCCCGACGACATGTCCGGCGGCACCTTTACCATTACCAACATGGCCCATTCGGTGGTGGACTTCTTTACCCCCATACTCAAGCCCGGCGAAACGGGCATCCTGGGCGTGGGCCGCGTGGTGGAAAAGCCCGTGGTGCGCGAAGGCGCCATTGTGGCGCGCTCCATGATGGGCCTGAGCCTCACCTTTGACCACAGGGTGGAGGACGGCGCGCCCGCGGCGGAATTCTTGAAGACCGTCACGGAATACCTGGCAAACCCGGCCCTGCTGCTGTTTTAG